In one Massilia endophytica genomic region, the following are encoded:
- a CDS encoding contractile injection system tape measure protein, whose amino-acid sequence MSDTLLHIGQLRFELDVETLPRARSVTERVSAFGRQRLPALLAELMADAAGAGHVLSIDSIVLDLGALSEAELERQLGDALERALRAWLQQQVGLAPRGRPQLARPASEADPAWRDMLQLFGGAVMRHADAVLERAFARWPLEALGRLRAEGRKQAVRRHLAYSLPPPAMERLLRALEPSESPLIVAYVADVCEMHRHRPLVPESRQGFRAVMWEFVLSYLLLERGSYFNTRSMVGHTLLQIARRYRVDYGWLLDQLTECLAVRELPLADRTGLRGILLDLRQQQADAADTQATGVPVARRRLDCIAGFLERGVWTGSLAKASAMEGFAAMMDAACEEDPDALLPILRRAGTRPAALRRLASQLPESGRERLVHLLEPVHGGWIVATVRGIGQVQAERHVVQDDYQRFGRRLWEFVFSALLVERGSVFNTRAFVRSLVVQLAAHYNMAYRQLLHALIGVAAGLQAPQARAQGLPAILLWLQKESADALPPVRPEPEPPQRLQMQRAMRGAVLRHVLGGGKAPAGLRGLLAEALREGARVSGGSLPQWLAAAIGQQPDLERLLLQRDDMAAILNALGEELAAGDMAPAGGIARPVPAPLRQPARFARAAREFVLRSFRIERGSYFNNRSYIKQLLHQLSARHGMDYADLLRGLISQAAIASNPEQTTLPGILLALKAETGTGLPVAERGRAEAPQAPSRSSAEEDPLWLFLRHGRLSGARSEALLREGLSSIDSTVLARALRAAPNPVAMLERLIRHLPAERLNALVEALATGGAGLAETWRLAVLALHGSLPTAGMPRAVLDAHAWRAIFRVLLRRERGEFSASAFLSSAAHALAGKLGLTGSALVSRLMAVAAARMGGAPRYRVLLELLAQAGGRIALSPAGGTLAATQPRAPQENGASPQYRAEDASEAPPAAEALEAWLRYGGTPPGHLGAPQLLFQLLLDEQPLAARALVLSAARRQLDRWRLASLMSGKVRDGVLRLLLGANASEFEWWISALASAAASPAVEQGAVRALLEAVARLSGRAPSLAAWLPAAVAEAAAPQERETALEALRRQVRQLAPERRAEASRGLELAAAKLQQAARVPAESSPWQFPAAAEEELPEGELFAVDNAGIVLLWPFLDRYFDMLGMVKDGAFIGEREQHRAVELLRYLSHGELHAPEDALLLNKVLCGLDPVAPMDAGGPLTELERDMSLRILGAVTQHWDKLANTDAEGLQATFLRREGSLMRKEENWNLAVPRQTFDVLMASLPWALGTIRLSWMRGVLTVDWS is encoded by the coding sequence ATGAGCGATACCCTCCTGCATATCGGGCAGCTGCGCTTCGAGCTCGACGTGGAAACGCTGCCCCGTGCGCGCTCGGTGACCGAGCGCGTGAGCGCCTTCGGCCGCCAGCGGCTGCCCGCGCTGCTGGCGGAGCTCATGGCGGATGCCGCCGGGGCGGGGCATGTGCTCAGCATCGACAGCATTGTGCTCGATCTTGGAGCGCTCTCCGAAGCGGAACTGGAACGGCAGCTTGGCGATGCGCTGGAGCGCGCCCTGCGCGCCTGGCTCCAGCAGCAGGTGGGCTTGGCCCCTCGCGGCCGGCCGCAGCTTGCCCGCCCCGCGTCCGAGGCTGACCCCGCGTGGCGGGACATGCTGCAGCTGTTCGGCGGTGCTGTCATGCGCCATGCGGACGCTGTGCTGGAGCGCGCTTTCGCACGCTGGCCGCTGGAGGCACTGGGCCGCCTGCGGGCGGAAGGCCGCAAGCAGGCCGTACGCCGGCATCTGGCGTACAGCCTGCCGCCGCCAGCCATGGAGCGCCTGCTGCGCGCCCTCGAGCCTTCGGAGAGTCCGCTGATCGTTGCCTATGTGGCGGACGTGTGCGAGATGCACCGCCACCGGCCGCTGGTGCCCGAAAGCCGGCAGGGCTTCCGCGCCGTGATGTGGGAGTTCGTTCTCAGCTACCTGCTGCTCGAGCGCGGCTCCTACTTCAACACGCGCTCGATGGTTGGCCACACGCTGCTGCAGATCGCGCGCCGCTACCGCGTGGATTACGGCTGGCTGCTGGACCAGCTCACGGAATGCCTCGCCGTACGGGAGCTGCCCCTGGCCGACCGCACCGGCCTGCGCGGTATTCTGCTCGACCTCCGGCAGCAACAGGCTGACGCGGCGGATACCCAGGCTACGGGCGTTCCCGTCGCGCGGCGGCGGCTGGACTGCATCGCAGGCTTCCTGGAGCGCGGCGTCTGGACCGGATCGCTGGCCAAGGCCAGCGCAATGGAAGGCTTCGCCGCCATGATGGACGCCGCCTGCGAAGAGGATCCGGATGCGCTGCTGCCCATTCTGCGCCGCGCGGGAACCCGGCCTGCCGCCTTGCGCAGGCTCGCCAGCCAGCTTCCCGAGTCCGGGCGCGAGCGCCTGGTACATCTGCTGGAGCCGGTGCACGGCGGCTGGATCGTGGCGACGGTGCGCGGCATCGGGCAGGTGCAGGCCGAACGCCATGTGGTGCAGGACGACTACCAGCGCTTCGGGCGCCGCCTCTGGGAATTCGTGTTCAGCGCACTGCTTGTGGAGCGCGGCTCCGTGTTCAACACGCGCGCCTTCGTCCGGAGCCTCGTCGTGCAGCTGGCAGCCCACTACAACATGGCATACCGCCAGCTGCTGCATGCGCTGATCGGCGTGGCGGCCGGACTGCAAGCGCCGCAGGCGCGCGCGCAAGGCCTGCCCGCCATCCTCCTCTGGCTGCAGAAGGAAAGCGCCGATGCACTGCCCCCCGTCCGGCCGGAGCCCGAACCGCCTCAACGCCTGCAGATGCAGCGAGCCATGCGCGGCGCGGTGCTGCGCCATGTGCTGGGCGGAGGCAAGGCCCCTGCAGGACTGCGCGGCCTGCTCGCGGAAGCGCTGCGCGAAGGCGCCCGCGTGTCCGGCGGCAGCCTGCCGCAGTGGCTGGCGGCCGCCATCGGCCAGCAGCCGGACCTCGAACGCCTGCTGCTGCAGCGGGACGACATGGCGGCCATCCTTAACGCGCTTGGAGAAGAACTCGCCGCAGGGGATATGGCGCCCGCCGGCGGCATCGCCCGGCCCGTGCCAGCACCCTTGCGCCAGCCCGCCCGCTTCGCCCGCGCTGCGCGCGAGTTCGTGCTGCGCAGCTTCCGTATCGAACGCGGTTCCTATTTCAACAACCGCAGCTACATCAAGCAGCTGCTGCACCAGCTGTCGGCGCGGCATGGCATGGACTACGCCGACCTGCTGCGCGGCCTCATTTCCCAGGCCGCCATCGCCAGCAATCCCGAGCAGACCACGCTCCCCGGCATCCTGCTGGCACTGAAGGCGGAAACGGGAACGGGCCTGCCCGTGGCGGAGCGGGGCAGGGCGGAGGCGCCGCAGGCCCCATCCCGCTCCTCTGCGGAAGAGGACCCGCTCTGGCTGTTCCTGCGCCACGGCAGGCTGTCCGGCGCCCGCAGCGAAGCGCTGCTGCGCGAAGGCTTGTCCTCCATCGACAGCACGGTTCTGGCGCGCGCCCTGCGTGCGGCCCCCAATCCGGTGGCGATGCTGGAACGCCTGATCCGGCACCTTCCCGCCGAACGCCTGAACGCGCTGGTCGAGGCGCTGGCCACCGGCGGCGCGGGCCTGGCGGAAACCTGGCGCCTGGCCGTGCTTGCGCTGCACGGCAGCCTTCCCACGGCGGGCATGCCGCGCGCGGTGCTCGATGCGCATGCCTGGCGCGCCATCTTCCGTGTGCTGCTGCGGCGCGAGCGCGGCGAGTTCTCGGCCAGCGCCTTCCTCTCCAGCGCGGCCCACGCTCTGGCAGGAAAACTGGGCCTGACCGGCAGCGCCCTCGTATCGCGGCTCATGGCCGTGGCGGCAGCCCGCATGGGCGGCGCGCCGCGCTACCGCGTGCTGCTGGAACTGCTGGCACAGGCGGGCGGCCGCATTGCGCTGTCCCCAGCTGGCGGCACCTTGGCCGCTACGCAGCCGCGGGCTCCGCAGGAGAACGGCGCTTCGCCGCAGTACCGTGCAGAAGACGCCAGCGAAGCGCCGCCCGCTGCTGAGGCGCTGGAGGCATGGCTGCGTTATGGCGGCACGCCTCCCGGCCACCTTGGAGCGCCTCAGCTTCTGTTCCAGCTTCTGCTGGACGAGCAGCCGCTTGCGGCACGCGCTCTTGTGCTGAGTGCCGCGCGCCGCCAGCTCGACCGCTGGCGCCTTGCGAGCCTCATGTCTGGCAAGGTGCGGGACGGTGTGCTGCGCCTTCTGCTCGGCGCCAACGCAAGCGAGTTCGAATGGTGGATCTCCGCCCTGGCCTCCGCCGCGGCGTCACCGGCTGTGGAGCAGGGCGCCGTCCGCGCCTTGCTGGAGGCTGTGGCCCGCCTGAGCGGCCGTGCGCCTTCGCTGGCTGCCTGGCTTCCTGCCGCCGTGGCGGAAGCCGCTGCGCCGCAGGAGCGCGAAACAGCGCTGGAAGCCCTGCGCCGCCAGGTCCGGCAACTGGCGCCGGAGCGGCGTGCCGAAGCCTCGCGGGGGCTCGAGCTGGCCGCCGCGAAGCTGCAGCAGGCGGCCAGGGTTCCGGCCGAGTCCTCGCCCTGGCAGTTCCCGGCAGCGGCCGAGGAGGAGCTGCCGGAAGGCGAGTTGTTCGCTGTGGACAATGCGGGCATCGTCCTGCTGTGGCCATTCCTGGACCGCTATTTCGACATGCTCGGCATGGTCAAGGATGGAGCCTTCATCGGCGAACGCGAACAGCACCGCGCCGTGGAGCTGCTGCGCTACCTGAGCCACGGCGAACTGCACGCCCCCGAAGATGCGCTCCTGCTGAACAAGGTGCTGTGCGGCCTCGATCCCGTGGCGCCCATGGACGCCGGAGGCCCCCTGACCGAACTGGAACGGGACATGTCCCTGCGCATCCTCGGCGCCGTCACGCAGCACTGGGACAAGCTGGCCAACACGGACGCGGAAGGCCTGCAGGCCACCTTCCTGCGCCGCGAAGGAAGCCTGATGCGCAAGGAGGAGAACTGGAACCTGGCCGTGCCGCGCCAGACTTTCGATGTGCTCATGGCCAGCCTGCCCTGGGCGCTGGGAACGATCCGCCTTTCCTGGATGCGCGGAGTACTTACGGTGGACTGGTCATGA